The Deinococcus sonorensis KR-87 genome includes a window with the following:
- the gnd gene encoding decarboxylating NADP(+)-dependent phosphogluconate dehydrogenase, translated as MTQTRADEQAVATADIGVIGLAVMGENLILNMASKGFTVAAFNRTTSKVTEFVEGRAMGHTILGAYDLPEFVGLLKRPRKVMLMVKAGAAVDTFIDMLVPLLEPGDIIIDGGNTYYPDTVRREAAMREKGLYFIGTGVSGGEEGALTGPSIMPGGSREAWPAVQPIFQGIAARVADGTPCCDWVGDGGAGHFVKMVHNGIEYADMQMIAEAYSLLRGTLGLTPQEIGAVFTEWNRGELNSYLIEITADILTKLDEETGQPLVEMILDTAGQKGTGKWTSVEALDVGSPAATITEAVYARAISALKEERVAASRVLKGPLPQPAPDRELFIEQVRRALYASKIAAYAQGFQLMDLSARENGWTLDFGSIAMMWRGGCIIRAQFLDRIKEAYDAQRSLNNLLLAPYFSDIMAEHQAAWRQVIASAVLGGTWIPAFSSALAYYDGYRSERLPANILQAQRDYFGAHTYERTDRPRGEFFHTNWTGRGGTTASSTYNA; from the coding sequence GGCCGTCATGGGCGAGAACCTGATCCTGAACATGGCCAGCAAGGGCTTCACGGTGGCGGCCTTCAACCGCACCACCAGCAAGGTCACGGAGTTTGTGGAGGGCCGCGCCATGGGCCACACCATCCTGGGCGCCTATGACCTTCCGGAGTTCGTGGGCCTGCTCAAGCGTCCGCGCAAGGTGATGCTGATGGTCAAGGCGGGCGCGGCGGTTGACACCTTCATCGACATGCTGGTGCCGCTGCTGGAGCCGGGCGACATCATCATCGACGGCGGCAACACCTACTACCCGGACACGGTGCGCCGGGAGGCGGCCATGCGCGAAAAGGGCCTGTACTTCATCGGCACCGGCGTCTCCGGCGGTGAGGAAGGGGCGCTCACCGGTCCCAGCATCATGCCGGGCGGCAGCCGGGAAGCGTGGCCCGCCGTGCAGCCGATTTTCCAGGGCATCGCGGCGCGGGTGGCGGACGGCACGCCCTGCTGCGATTGGGTGGGCGACGGCGGCGCCGGTCACTTCGTAAAGATGGTCCACAACGGCATCGAGTACGCCGACATGCAGATGATCGCGGAAGCCTATAGCCTGCTGCGCGGCACGCTGGGCTTGACGCCGCAGGAGATCGGGGCGGTGTTCACCGAGTGGAACCGGGGCGAGCTGAACAGCTACCTGATTGAGATCACCGCCGACATCCTGACCAAGCTGGACGAGGAGACCGGCCAACCGCTGGTCGAGATGATCCTGGACACGGCCGGGCAGAAGGGCACCGGCAAGTGGACAAGCGTGGAGGCGCTGGATGTGGGCTCGCCGGCCGCCACCATCACCGAGGCGGTGTATGCCCGCGCCATCAGTGCCCTGAAGGAGGAGCGCGTGGCCGCCAGCCGGGTGCTGAAGGGACCGCTGCCGCAGCCCGCGCCGGACCGTGAGCTGTTTATTGAGCAGGTGCGGCGCGCCCTGTACGCCTCCAAGATCGCCGCCTACGCCCAGGGCTTCCAGCTGATGGACCTGTCCGCCCGCGAGAACGGCTGGACGCTGGACTTCGGCAGCATCGCCATGATGTGGCGCGGCGGATGCATCATCCGGGCGCAGTTCCTGGACCGCATCAAGGAGGCCTACGACGCCCAGCGCAGCCTGAACAACCTGCTGCTGGCGCCCTACTTCTCGGACATCATGGCCGAGCATCAGGCGGCGTGGCGGCAGGTGATCGCCTCAGCGGTGCTGGGCGGCACCTGGATTCCGGCCTTCTCCAGCGCGCTCGCCTATTACGACGGGTACCGCAGCGAGCGGCTGCCCGCCAACATCCTGCAGGCGCAGCGCGACTACTTCGGAGCACACACCTACGAGCGCACCGACCGACCGCGCGGCGAGTTCTTCCACACCAACTGGACCGGGCGCGGCGGCACCACCGCCAGCAGCACCTACAACGCCTGA